The Glycine max cultivar Williams 82 chromosome 3, Glycine_max_v4.0, whole genome shotgun sequence sequence caatcatatattttcttctttttttgcatTCATCTTTTCTCACCTtcacaattttcattttttatccaaatacaaaattttgaaaataaaaaaatttcaattaaaatatttaaaattcttaaaatttaaaatttttcataattttaaattccccCGTCTAAACACTCTCTAAAAGAATTATAAGAAATTGATCACAGTACCTTGTCCATGTAGCGTCTAAGGAGAATAGGAATGTAGCGTCTAAGGATAATAGGACTTGGGTTTGAGTCCTCCAAATAAGCACCCCACGAGGCTCTCAATTCCCACTATGGAGGACTTCACTAAAACTAAGGCCCGACGTGGATCCTGGCTTGTCCAATCCTAAAACTACTGATTTTCTCCAACCCTGTTGGCAAGGCATCTTATTTAAACAGCATTCAATAAGTTTGCATCGGCCGATAAGAgtttattattgaaaattgcAATCAAACCTGTCTCAATTTGACaggaattaaattcattttcatgAAGTACTAggaatttcaaattagtttggcacAAAAGAAAACTACTACTGGTCCTACTTTTAGTCGATTTTCAAGCTTTGTGCTAGGTTGATCCTTGAAATTATACTGCAGTTATTCATTTAATCACATTATTTTGTCCGCCTATAAACCATAGTGCAAGCTTGATCcttgagatatatatatatatatatatatatatatatatatatatatatagagagagagagagagagagagagagagagagagaatcttCTTTCACCAATTAATGATGCCATGCCAACACGTCCAAACCTTTTTGGGACTACACTGTAACTGTATGTTTTCTATATACAATTACAATGTATTCCCAGCTAGCTGGGATATGTCTGCAagttctttaatattttatgtttacaTTTTCAAGTTGGTTTTTGTAAACAAAATCTGAGATCAAAATCGAATGGAACTGCCCTTATATCGTGGTTCCTACCTTTGGTGTTGCTGTTGAAacctaaaaaaaatccaaattttcATTTCCTAATTTGTGAAAGAATTGAAGCACTTATTGTTTTCCATAATATTTGTCAATATCAATTATTCTTTAGAACCATTAAATACTAAGAAAATAAGTAGTGATATAGGATGAggaatatatataaagagaataaaacttattttaattaaagttaGTTGGTAGTAGTTACATAatctaataaaatgattaaatacaAAAGGAAGCTTTTTATTTCTCTAGAATTTCTCTATTTTGTAACTTACAAGCTTGTAATGTATGTGTTACAATGTTCTTAAATTTCTAAAAAGTTTTTAAGAACAACCTGTCTCGGTAAATTTTTTCAGAAAGACTtctaacaaaataagaaaagaaaagttttcaTAATTACCTTATACACCAGCTAATGATAGAAGCTCTTTCATATtagtttttttcaaaagataattttaaattatgtataaaCTAACATTAACTTATagaaaagtttatttaattttttctttttattttctttttttagtagtacTTCTAAATACATTTATCCAAATAGAgccttaatattaatatatatcaacAATACTTACATCCAAATTATCACTTAATCAAgccttgaaattattttatataaaataatcagaTTAATTAACCAATTACGTGCTTGGTTTTCATTTCTAAAATCCATAttagtaattatttaaaaattttaaaaaaattatttagtcataagttatgtataataaatttattaacttttaaaataatttaaataatatgatttatgaTTGAAATGATGTTTATATCATATGTTATGTGGATAAACATTAAACTCAATTACTAATCAACTCATATGGTCAATAAGCACATAAAGACGTACTCATGGGacaaatacaataaattaaaaacaatcaacCCAACTCTTACGATCTTACAAAAGTCTTCAAACACCAAGCGTAAAGTCTTCGTCAGTAATGCTTGTCATGCTTTATCTTTCACAATAAACGCCGGCAAAAATgtaactaaattaataaatcatgtttttctcAATAATTAGCCTCTGCATAATAACTTGATGAATAACCAATaaccaaattaataataattaaatacgtGTAGTTGGCAAATCAGCAGAACTTTGCACTCGACAAACtgcattggaaaaaaaaaaagttagatgcTCTCTGCCTAGAGTCTCTTCATTGCTTGGGGAAACACTCCTAGTGGACTTCGGTTCCAAAGGCCAGGTAATAATTAGTATAAtcgtgtttttaatttttatttctttaaagtaGTTGATTACGTTAGATTAgcggataaaaattaaaaatataatatacaaaataCACTTAAGCAGTGCTCCCCCAAAATTTTcaagatttatatatatgtccTGCATATTGgtgttttttaatttgcaatctaattttaatgtttaaagCTTTTGTTCTTTTAGAATCCCAGATAATCTCAACTAGCACAGTTCTCTTATTCATGAACCTCCTGCTTCTAGTTTGAATGTTTACGGCCTTTTTTTACAGTTATAAACCCTCTTTTTAATTCCAATTGGAGTCGCGTTCTTTTGCATAGGCCTcatgcttattaaaaaaaaattatttctaaatgtttttaataatattttatatagcattcttaagtgttttttttagttattcatttcttgattataaaaaaaaattagtcagTGAATGAACAGAGAACTACACTTTAATTGAAGgtaatttataatcatttattattattattatactttaaTTTCAAGTATGCACCCAAAAAAGTTGCACTTTATAGTTAAGTTTTTGCTTTTGATAACATCAATGTTTATGgctaattttaaacattaatattaccttctttctatatataaaatattttgtttaacaattgtctttaaaataagtttttttatccttcaaactcatttttttataacttttatatctttattataTAGGTTTGTTTACGTAATATAACTTAGTCGGTAGATTTTTCTTGCGTGTATGAATTTTTCTTGCGTTTTTcatgcaaatttattttattatttttatgattttttttgttgcaaaatttgCTATGATTTTGGTAAAAATATGACTATTTACAGGCAGCATGGAGGAAAGAGTGGGGCTTTTGTTTCTGATTTTGTCATGCAAGAGAGGTAACAATTGTTAGATTGgcctttttcttatctttttgcttttaaatttaattatcgtGCTAAGTGAGATGGATATAACGTAGTTACAACCTCACACCAAATTTACTGTACCATAAGAAAGTTTACCTAGTTCTTGtagtaataatataaatagtGATGAACCATATACCTTCTAAAACCAAATACTCATACTTGTTTCATGTACCTAGTAACTTAGAGATAGAATGGAAGGCTTGTATTATTCACTCtcctatatatttatttaccaAACATTGGTGGAAACTTTAAGGAGTGACAGCTTTTAACCATCAATGGAAAactggaaaaaagaaaagactgGCACTAACAATCAGTTATTTGTCAACAGGAAAGGAAGCTTGTGCCCAATTGAAGGATGTTGTGGAAAATTAGTGTCTCTTTGATTTCAGaagctttacttttttttccagtaattacaaaaatatcatcttatttttttacctcatgTCATGATTTGAAGAATATGTTTTGCTACAAAGTACTGATACTTTAATTTGCTTCATGCATCTATATCTGATACcaatatattgatatatttcACTGGTACATATATGTAAAGTGaccaattcttaaaaaaaaaatatgatcaaaTATAGTGACATGTAACATAGAAGTAAGTATaatatagaaatataaaaagtattgtTTCTTGATGAACCAAATATGAAAATTGTTGTTTATAGATAATTTCAAGAAAGAAATGAGATTGATCATTGATAGTACCATTCTTATTTGTGAACAATAGGAAAAAATGATCtacaatttttttgattttgtttttagtaaTGTCTAAGAAGCATGTATGTTCTTCAATTTACCGAATTGCAATTGTATATTTATTATGCTTTATCAATTCTTACATATCTACATATCTatcatatttttagaataatcatACCACTATTAATTTATAGGACATGGGATAAGAGATAAACTGAAATCATCCGATCCTTCTGAAGTTCTCTTGGTACATTTTTTCATCCTTCACATTGTACCCAACGAAAAACCtcacaaataaaaattcagCTAATGAGAAAGTGTCAATTTCACGTCAATTAAATCAAAAGTTACATTTAGCACTAGTTCAAATTTGAACTTAGATTCATGGGTAGGTACAGTTTCTCCGGGCCAATCAACCATatctgaaaaacaaaaataagtttccCACGGTCATTTTCACtctggcctcaataatcttaaggaGAAATTAAGTTAGAATATAACAACACTGATGCGTAACATTTTTCCGGAGAATcattatatttaagtatttatcaTTGTTGTTACTTAGTACCTGTATCGTTACTTCTTCGAAGCTAGGGGTTAAGCAGCACTCTTCAGTGAATCTGATTTAGATGATATCACACGTTGCCTTTGATAATTTGTTGATTCTCTGTAGATTGAGTAACATATATACAAGGTCAATTTCCATTTCAGAATGAATTGGATTTAGTAAAACGTAAAAGGAGAAAGACATGAAATGAAACATATCCTTGACAGAAATAGTTTTGTAGTTGGTTAGACTTAGAAGATACCTGTTGATCATCCTTGGTGGCTAAATCCATCTATAGTCAACCCAAATGCCAGGGATGTGGGAAATTTTAGGCCAAATTTGAGGGTGCTTCATGCAGCATCGTTTTTCCAGCAAAGGACATctctttattgttaattttattagagaGACAGGAAGCCTTTCTCCAGCCATATTCTCCAGCTTTGGACATCTCTTAATTTCTAATTGTTGCAGGGATGTGAGATGGAGAAGCCCCGTGCAGTCCAACATCTCCAGATTTGAGAATCCATATAGATACAGATACGTAAGGGAGGGAGGCAGCAAACCCTCCTTAGGGAAGGACATGATGCCATCACATGGACCCTCAACAAAGAGATGAGTAAGCATGCCCATGGATGGCCATGCTAGGCCGCTCAgtagtttctcacaattgtcAATCCAAACTGTTCTCAGGTTAGGTGGCATACCCCGTTTTGGAAACGACTCAATTTCTGGGCAGTTGGATATGACGAGACATTCTAACTTTGGGAGAAGACTACTCATATCTTCAGGCAACGACTTCAACTTGTCAGAGCCCGAAACCCTGAAATTAATCAAGTTGGGCGCAGGCAATCCTTCTCTCCAGAATGATACAAAGTTGGGGCATTCAGAAATGTACAAAGAACACAGACTCTTAAATGACTCTGCCCCTGAAACCAAAAGATATTCCATATTTTCACACTTTCCGATTCTGAGATCTCTGAGATTTGGAAAGGTAACCAATGGAAGAGATGTGAGTGAATCACAACTGCTTTCTATTGACAGTGTTTCCAGTAACTCATGTTTGTGTTGCGTAGGGAATTCCAGTTTTTTAAGATCCTTGATACTCAGACTCTTCAGTGATTCAGGTAAACGACCACCCGAAAATGACACGGCTGACGAGCAATCCCTTAATGTTAAAGACCGGAGACATGTTGGTTGGATGTTAGTGATGGCCTCTATCATGGACTCCACCATTGGGCTTCCTTCTACTTCTATAGTCTCTACCAAGAGAGGAAACACATTCAGTGCtactttattgcttttacttatCTCCAAAATTCGAATGGCGGGACCCGTTGGGAGAGAAGAGACAAGCAGCTCGCAATTTCTAATCACAAGTTTTGTCAGAGCAGGAAGGTGATTCGGCAAACTTCCCTCTAGTTTGGGGCAGCCACTTATGTAAAGTCTTTTAAGCACAGGAAAAGCTTCTGAATCGAAGGAACTCCACACCTCCCAACAAGGCATTTCAAAAATGACCAGAGATTCAAGGGAGGGAAAGGGCGTCCCAGAACGACAATCTTCATTCTTGTAAAAACCTGCATCAATAGTCTTCAGCCTATTCAATCCTGAAATTTCAAGGACCTTGAGAGAAGGTAGTTGCCCAAGTGAAGGAAGCATACTACAGTTGTCACAATCACTTAAGGTTAGACGTGTCATATTGCAGTAGGAAGAATTTCCCATCCAATCTGGAAATCTGGTTCCTTTATAGCCTTCTATTTGCAACGATTCAATGTTAAAGTGAGGCTGTAACTTGCAAAGCACATCTATTTCAAGTTGGAAGTTGGTACTGTTGTTGTTACATCCAGACCATTCCAACCATAAatcattaatgtgttttttatcaattatcCTTGCCTCCAACGCTTCATCACTTTGGGAAACATTCTCCAAGTTCCTAATTTCAAGTTGACCACGAAGATTTGAAAGTCCTCCCAATTCTTTGATTCCATTCTCTTCATGCTTGCCCACAACAAAGAAATCCAGATGTtgtaaatgatttaatttactCATTCCTCTCGGCATCTCTTTTATGGGAGTTTGAAATATCTCAAGATGACCCAAGTTAAAAAGATTGCACATGTCACTAGGCAACTTAGTCAGTTTTCTGCAATTAGACAACTTCAAAGTTTGCAGATTGTATAAATTACACAATGACTTTGGCAGTGTTTCTACACTTGAATGAGAAAGATCTAAATAGCGCAGATGGATCAATTTACCTATTGAATCAGGCAAAGAATACAAACTTTGGAAGTCACAAAATGATAAAACTCTCAAGTACATAAGCTTCGACACTATGATACATTGTGCCTCCTCATTGTGTAATGGAGCAGCTTTATAATTGATGATGGACAAGAAAGTTCTCAGAAATTTTGCTCTACCAACAACATCAAAGTTGTCCAAGACAGAAGAATTGAATTTCGTAAATGACAAATGACGAGTCTTGGTCTTGATCTTTGTTTCTTTCCCAAGTTCTTCTGATCTAAAGTAAAAATCTCCACCGAGTGATGTGGCTAGATCATGCATGAGGTCATGCATCACAAAACATTTGCGATGAGGCCAACTACTTGTACTTGAACGTTGGAAAAATGATCTCGAAACCAAATCATCAAAATACTCATGACCAACCTCTTCTAAAGTCCTACCTTTGCTTGATTTCTTCAAAAGATCTTCGGCCATCCACAACaagattaattcatttttttcaaattcgtAATCTTGTGGATACAACGAACAATAAACAAAGCACCGTTTTAAATGTGGAGGGAGATAATGATAACTAAGTCTCAGTGCTGGAATAACTTCACACTCACTTTCAGAAAGTTCCCAAATGTCACTATTGAGAATATTATTCCAATCCACGATGTCATGCTTTCTTCTCAACATGCCTCCAAGCGACTGTGCTGCTAAAGGCAGTCCGTTGCACTTTTTAACAATCTCCTTTCCAATTTTTTCTAGTGTTGTGTTCCCGTTCGATTCGGAGGAAAGACACGCATGGTTCGCAAACACTGACCAACAATCTTCATTCGACAATTGGTTTAGATGATAGGTGTGAACAGTTTGGACTATAGAGGCTGTTTTTTCACTGCGGGTTGTTAGAAGAATCTTACTTCTCCTAATCCCACGGTTAAATGGTTTCTTAAGAAGTCTCCAGTTAACATAATTCTCTGTCCAAACATCATCCAAGacaattaagaattttttatctttcagctTGTCCATCAATTCAAGATGAAGTAGATTCAGATCATTCAATATACAAGGCTNNNNNNNNNNNNNNNNNNNNNNNNNNNNNNNNNNNNNNNNNNNNNNNNNNNNNNNNNNNNNNNNNNNNNNNNNNNNNNNNNNNNNNNNNNNNNNNNNNNNNNNNNNNNNNNNNNNNNNNNNNNNNNNNNNNNNNNNNNNNNNNNNNNNNNNNNNNNNNNNNNNNNNNNNNNNNNNNNNNNNNNNNNNNNNNNNNNNNNNNNNNNNNNNNNNNNNNNNNNNNNNNNNNNNNNNNNNNNNNNNNNNNNNNNNNNNNNNNNNNNNNNNNNNNNNNNNNNNNNNNNNNNNNNNNNNNNNNNNNNNNNNNNNNNNNNNNNNNNNNNNNNNNNNNNNNNNNNNNNNNNNNNNNNNNNNNNNNNNNNNNNNNNNNNNNNNNNNNNNNNNNNNNNNNNNNNNNNNNNNNNNNNNNNNNNNNNNNNNNNNNNNNNNNNNNNNNNNNNNNNNNNNNNNNNNNNNNNNNNNNNNNNNNNNN is a genomic window containing:
- the LOC106798139 gene encoding putative disease resistance protein At3g14460 is translated as MDKLKDKKFLIVLDDVWTENYVNWRLLKKPFNRGIRRSKILLTTRSEKTASIVQTVHTYHLNQLSNEDCWSVFANHACLSSESNGNTTLEKIGKEIVKKCNGLPLAAQSLGGMLRRKHDIVDWNNILNSDIWELSESECEVIPALRLSYHYLPPHLKRCFVYCSLYPQDYEFEKNELILLWMAEDLLKKSSKGRTLEEVGHEYFDDLVSRSFFQRSSTSSWPHRKCFVMHDLMHDLATSLGGDFYFRSEELGKETKIKTKTRHLSFTKFNSSVLDNFDVVGRAKFLRTFLSIINYKAAPLHNEEAQCIIVSKLMYLRVLSFCDFQSLYSLPDSIGKLIHLRYLDLSHSSVETLPKSLCNLYNLQTLKLSNCRKLTKLPSDMCNLFNLGHLEIFQTPIKEMPRGMSKLNHLQHLDFFVVGKHEENGIKELGGLSNLRGQLEIRNLENVSQSDEALEARIIDKKHINDLWLEWSGCNNNSTNFQLEIDVLCKLQPHFNIESLQIEGYKGTRFPDWMGNSSYCNMTRLTLSDCDNCSMLPSLGQLPSLKVLEISGLNRLKTIDAGFYKNEDCRSGTPFPSLESLVIFEMPCWEVWSSFDSEAFPVLKRLYISGCPKLEGSLPNHLPALTKLVIRNCELLVSSLPTGPAIRILEISKSNKVALNVFPLLVETIEVEGSPMVESMIEAITNIQPTCLRSLTLRDCSSAVSFSGGRLPESLKSLSIKDLKKLEFPTQHKHELLETLSIESSCDSLTSLPLVTFPNLRDLRIGKCENMEYLLVSGAESFKSLCSLYISECPNFVSFWREGLPAPNLINFRVSGSDKLKSLPEDMSSLLPKLECLVISNCPEIESFPKRGMPPNLRTVWIDNCEKLLSGLAWPSMGMLTHLFVEGPCDGIMSFPKEGLLPPSLTYLYLYGFSNLEMLDCTGLLHLTSLQQLEIKRCPKLENMAGERLPVSLIKLTIKRCPLLEKRCCMKHPQIWPKISHIPGIWVDYRWI